The Mercenaria mercenaria strain notata chromosome 10, MADL_Memer_1, whole genome shotgun sequence genome contains a region encoding:
- the LOC123561623 gene encoding uncharacterized protein LOC123561623, whose protein sequence is MAMRNRKIPKEVLAVFEKYMKNNVRNLKKEQALDMFEKEFGLDAEQGEIMFSTFDKDKNGIMSIWEFQQFYMSVGDCAQDVINKFKEIDADGSGKLDSEEAKEGLKSLKTATGRNLEEKEVDFFMKSAVGEDGMIDLGQFTNLLYTLKLYKAPAPKK, encoded by the exons ATGGCTATGAGGAATAGAAAAATTCC GAAGGAAGTTTTGGCTGTGTTTGAAAAGTACATGAAAAACAATGTAAGAAATTTGAAGAAGGAACAAGCCTTGGATATGTTTGAGAAAGAGTTTGGTCTGGACGCCGAGCAGGGAGAAATCATGTTCAGCACCTTTGATAAAGACAAAAATGGCATAATGAGCATATGGGAATTTCAGCAGTTTTATATGAGTGTCGGTGATTG CGCTCAAGATGTGATAAACAAATTCAAAGAAATAGACGCTGACGGCAGCGGCAAACTGGATAGCGAGGAAGCAAAAGAAGGCTTAAAGTCATTGAAGACTGCAACAGGAAGAAACTTGGAAGAAAAAGAAgtagattttttcatgaaaagtgCTGTTGGTGAAGATGGCATGATTGATCTTGGACAGTTTACTAACCTGTTGTATACCCTGAAGTTATATAAGGCCCCAGCCCCAAAGAAATAG